Proteins found in one Methanobacterium sp. genomic segment:
- a CDS encoding ABC transporter permease, whose amino-acid sequence MKFHRVMAVSRRVFRDVANDKRSLAMLFLAPIFAMCILGVAFSGDVKDVDIIIVNQDQGFTQPLGKTTFFSEKIISNLDNEILNIKNMSNVDEARQDVKDGKASAIIIFPKEFSKNTILNTKNSFYSNSAEILIEGDDSVTNIKNTILKTVSDALSDTMAEEGVKPAIKIVSDPIYGGDAEFVDFFIPGNLAFVVYLLTTILTLITFVGERANGTLERVLASPVTEGEVVTGYAITFGTLGTLQVALLLAVAILVFNIIVVGNVFLAFGVIAILAVTCQALGILLSSLSKRPEQAIQFFPFVVLPAFLLSGVFWPIQAIPEWLRPLSYLVPPTYAANACRAVMLKGWGLEKIWLDLLVLVIFAILFLVLAVWSLRRRKE is encoded by the coding sequence ATGAAATTTCACCGAGTTATGGCAGTTAGTCGGCGAGTGTTCCGTGACGTGGCCAATGATAAACGTAGCCTAGCAATGCTTTTTTTAGCACCAATCTTCGCCATGTGCATATTAGGAGTAGCATTCAGTGGTGATGTGAAGGATGTGGATATTATTATAGTTAATCAAGACCAAGGATTCACCCAACCCCTGGGTAAAACCACTTTTTTTTCAGAAAAAATTATTTCCAACCTGGATAACGAGATTTTGAACATTAAAAACATGAGTAATGTAGATGAAGCCAGACAAGATGTGAAAGATGGTAAAGCATCAGCAATTATAATATTTCCAAAAGAATTTAGTAAAAACACAATTTTAAACACTAAAAACTCATTTTATTCCAATAGTGCTGAAATACTTATTGAAGGGGATGATAGCGTAACTAACATAAAAAATACCATCCTTAAAACGGTTAGTGATGCATTATCTGACACAATGGCAGAAGAAGGAGTTAAACCTGCCATTAAAATAGTTTCAGACCCTATTTATGGTGGGGATGCTGAATTCGTAGATTTCTTTATCCCAGGAAATCTAGCCTTCGTAGTATACTTACTTACAACCATTCTCACCCTAATCACTTTCGTCGGAGAACGAGCAAATGGAACATTGGAAAGAGTGCTGGCCAGCCCAGTAACTGAAGGAGAGGTGGTAACTGGATACGCAATCACATTCGGAACATTAGGAACATTACAAGTCGCATTATTATTAGCAGTAGCCATTTTAGTATTCAACATAATTGTGGTGGGCAATGTATTCTTAGCATTTGGGGTAATAGCCATTCTGGCTGTAACTTGCCAAGCATTGGGAATATTATTATCTAGCCTATCTAAAAGGCCAGAACAAGCTATACAATTTTTCCCATTTGTTGTCTTACCAGCTTTCTTGCTTTCAGGTGTTTTTTGGCCCATCCAAGCCATACCTGAATGGTTAAGGCCTTTGTCATATTTGGTGCCTCCAACATATGCGGCAAATGCTTGCCGCGCCGTAATGCTTAAAGGATGGGGATTGGAAAAAATATGGTTAGATCTCTTGGTGCTAGTGATATTTGCTATACTGTTCCTTGTTCTGGCTGTATGGTCTTTAAGAAGAAGAAAAGAATAA
- a CDS encoding cell wall biosynthesis protein gives MNILGINITEISVLILAFIFSCILTILFYKLFPRIGGNLYTTIRGGTPRAVGLAPFIVLVIFFPPPGKYLIGIIGIFAFLDDLLGRKRYGGLPFELGQLLRGIGMLLVMVVGYFFFGPVSIIIALMIQPLNISDMQPGTASSTVIVMSTIMSVLLYLNTGNPYSLSLILLAACVGYAPLDYQGKIMMGEVGNHSFGVGLGILYTLLGMNIANFCNWGTCEVFLIVMTLFVITSLLIAFLRRDNLKNFLETNLNIQNPQYGDLVMDVLTGGGLGDLFRRIVLKKRNINVKNKFLIVLGFRRLLYSPYSG, from the coding sequence ATGAATATTTTAGGAATAAACATTACAGAAATCTCAGTACTCATATTGGCTTTTATTTTCTCCTGTATTTTAACCATTTTATTTTACAAATTATTCCCTCGAATTGGAGGAAACCTTTACACTACTATTCGCGGAGGAACACCAAGAGCAGTTGGACTGGCCCCATTTATAGTTCTTGTAATCTTTTTCCCCCCACCTGGAAAATATTTAATAGGTATTATTGGAATATTCGCATTTTTAGATGATTTACTTGGTAGAAAAAGGTATGGAGGACTTCCATTTGAATTAGGTCAACTTTTACGGGGCATAGGAATGTTGCTGGTTATGGTGGTGGGATACTTCTTTTTTGGCCCAGTTTCCATAATCATAGCACTGATGATACAACCATTGAACATCTCAGACATGCAACCAGGAACAGCATCCTCCACTGTAATCGTAATGAGTACAATAATGTCGGTTTTGCTTTATCTAAACACTGGAAATCCATATTCGTTGTCTTTAATACTTCTTGCAGCTTGTGTTGGATATGCTCCCCTTGATTATCAAGGAAAAATAATGATGGGTGAAGTAGGTAACCACTCCTTTGGAGTAGGATTGGGAATATTATACACACTACTGGGGATGAACATAGCAAATTTCTGCAATTGGGGAACTTGTGAAGTGTTTTTGATTGTGATGACTCTTTTTGTCATTACTTCTTTACTTATAGCATTTTTAAGACGTGACAACCTTAAAAATTTCTTAGAAACCAATCTTAATATCCAGAATCCTCAATACGGAGATTTAGTAATGGATGTATTAACTGGTGGTGGTTTAGGAGATTTATTTCGGAGAATTGTCCTAAAAAAACGAAATATTAATGTTAAAAACAAATTTTTAATAGTTTTGGGCTTCCGTAGGTTGTTGTACAGTCCGTATAGTGGCTGA